Genomic DNA from Triticum dicoccoides isolate Atlit2015 ecotype Zavitan chromosome 4B, WEW_v2.0, whole genome shotgun sequence:
GCCCCGACAATCCTTTTGATTATGGGAGTGCATTTTCTACCATGGACGGTATATACCGTGCATTGATCAGCCGCTTATTCAGGGTCCTAAACAAATCACAATGTACTAACCTGTTGTACGTCTTACTTTTCTCGACCTTTCTGTCACATGGTCAGTTTGTGTGTGTCAGCCTTTCTTAAATAGTGTTCTTCCGTTTGGATGCCTCCCCCTTTTGCAACTTGTGAAAATATATTCAAGACTGATCTTATTTCAATGTTCTCTTCACAAGGAACATAAATTTGCAAATGTATCATAAATCAAACTTACTGTTCAAAAGATAAAATAAATTTAAATTTTAGAATCATATAAAAAACCCTGAGTGAGTGTATTACTACTCGTCTCTACTTTGTGAGTGAGAGGAGAAATTTTCAAGGTAATAACTACAGGAAAGTTGTCAGGAGAAATAATGACTGATTGATATGACATAATTAATAGAACAAGGGGTCATAAATTGAGGTTAACTAAGCAACCCAAAGACCAGATGCATGCATAAATTGAGGTGAACTAAGCAACACAAAGACCAGATACATGCACGGATCCGAATCTCAAAGATAACCTGGCTGATACATGCATGGTATATACCGTGCATGGTAGAATGTATTTTCTCTTGTGTTTATGGTGTTGGTCCATCCAAGTGAAGGAAGAATCCAGTGTGGTCACCTTTAGGGGTAGAAGACGTGGGGCTCCCCAAAGACTTCAATATTTCTTTTCCTTCTTTCGGATTTTTTTGAAAGTGGACATATTCTAATTTAGAGTTTTCTGCCTTTTCCACACAAAAATATGTCATGGATAATGTTTTTAGCATAAACGGTTTTGTAAAATCTCATTTACATGTTTTCTGGCACTCGTGTCCTTTTGTTGATGTGTATCCGGTGTTTTGCCCTTTGACCATGTGTGTATGAAGGGGTGGTTCATTTTGCCCCTCTATGCACGGTCATTGACTCATGGAACCCACTCgatagaaacacacacacacactctctctcttttAAATATCAGCAAGAATAAATGATTACccaaatgataagtgtcacacgTGTGGTAGTTAGTAACACTGCCCTGAAATTTTTATAACTAAAATTATCATCCAAAAAAATGTCAAAAAGCCTGAAACTTGCCATCCAAATAAAAAATTAACATACTTCATAACTAAAGCTGCCATCCTCGGATAACTAAATTTACCATCAAAAAACGTTTGGGCGaaattgcttcgtgccacacgcgtGGCATTTATCAAGGTCCAAGATGGTTTGTCCACTTTAACCCTTTCGATTTTTCTATTAGATCTCACCTAATGCTAAGAATCTTAAAAAAAACAATATATACATAATTCTAGAAAATCTAGTACCTTAACTCCAATGAACAAAACACGTTGTAAGAAAATATAAGCGTCAAAATCATATGAGCCCTAGCCAACAGAGCTTCGGCCGATTGGTGGCTTTATCAGATGATCCATCCGCCGGCCAGACCGTCCCCACGCCATCACGGTCACGAAAGATCACGCCGCACCAAACCCACTACCGACCCTCTAACCCGCGCATAAAACAGTCGACCCCACCTGAACCCAAAAGTCGCTTAACATCGAAGCAATCCCACCAGAAAAAAAAACATCGAGAGGCTTTCGGGAGACAATCTCCAAGAAATGGGCAAGGGCAAGGTCCACCCGTCGCCGTCGCCACCGGTGGCCGGcggcgagacggcggagggggtgctCCTCCGGCTGCTCCCCGCGGTCGTGCTCGCCATGGCGGCGCCGCTGGGGCCCGAGGGGAAGGAGGTGCTCGCGTACCTTGTCCTCGCCTCGCTGCGCTCCTCGGCGCCGCCCACGCCGGCGAGGGAGGAGCTCTCCGCGGCTGGGGAGGGCTGCGGGAAGAAGCCCCACCGTCCGGAGCTCGGGTGCGGGTGCTTCGGGTGCTACACGGCGTACTGGTCGCGCTGGGACGGGTCCCCGGAGCGCGACCGCGAGGCGATTCACCGGGCCATTGAGGCCTTCGACGAGCACCTGGCCCGGCAGGAGGAGGGGAAGGGTGGCCGCCGCCGCAAGAAGCGAGCGGCCTCCTCCAGGGGCAAGGCCAAGGCGTCGGCGGCCGTTGACCCTCCGCTGCCTGAGCAGGGGGAGACCTCGGACGCCGCGGCTCCTGTGCTGGCGGAGGTGGTTGAGGGCAGGGAGGAGGAAGTGAAGAAGACGGTGGAAGAGGAGGAAGCCACCACCGCGTCTTGCGCCCGCGACGACGTCCCGGAGGAGCGCAGGCGCCGGGTGTGGGGCGCGGTCGCCGGCGTGTTCAACTGGAGGGGATGGGGCCTGTGGGGGTCCCACTAGTCGGTGACGCAAGCCGATATTCCTCGCCAGTGAGATCTTTAGTTCGTTTAGCCGGTTGGTGGGCTTGATGTTCTGTTGGGGTTTTAGGTTTGATTAGTCAGTCAAATCGGTATTATATTTTTTTTCCAtgtatactagtagtactacttgTATGTTACACTAGCACAATGATAATAATGGTGGTGTGGTGGTCATGTATTTGGTTCCTTGGTGTAAATATTTTGGTTTGATTGGATTCTTCATGGTTGGTGTCATGAGTGTGTGTGTACGTTATGCAAATGGAATGTCCATTTAATGGTAAGTGGTGAAGGGTTCAAGAATTTTGCAGTATTTTTGTAGCATTTTTTCTACGTACAATGTTCGATTTACATGACTAGAAGCCGTATGGTTTGTGTCTGGTCCTACTTTGTGTGCAAATTCTATAGGAACATTTTATTGAGTTCAACTTTATGAAAATTTTACTTTGTTTAAGTGATCTACATGATGTACACAATAGTTGTGCCATGGGGGAAATGCAGGATTTTTTTAGAGGAATAGGTCTATGCCATGGTTTTTATTGAAAGAACAGAAATTTTCATGTGGTTGAACTCAGTGAAATTTTTCTATAGGATTGCATGCAAAATAGGTCAGAGGAAAAATTCATATGATTTATATCCATAGAGACCAAACATGCCATGACAAACCAAATGAGCCTTGTATACCTAGACAAAAGGTATACGTATGGAAAATTCCGAAGGAATAGAATCCTACAAAAtttctttgaatcaaagaagccctaagTAATTTATGATTCAACTCTAACCATAATTACATAGGGTATTGCGCTTATAAACATAACTTGGTGCTAGCGAGTCCAAGTATAGTTGTATGCCAATATATGCATAAGACTTGAGCCTTCTAGGCTGACCTCAAATCATTTTAGGTTGACGGCTGACCATGACATGTCAACGAGTGGTCAAGCAAGGATTACACATAAGCAGGATCTAAGCAAATGTATTTAGAATCATGAGGACTTGCAGTTCATATAACCAACAGATATATGTCCTACCATAATAACGAATCaaatgtttttttttaattttataCACCAAAAGGGAGCTCCACTTTTAAAACGTGTTATGTATCTCAAAATGTGATGTGTACATATGAAATGACATGTATGATAGTAAATGAAAATATAGGTGCACAAATGATCATGTCACTCAACTAGCTACATGTTATCACCATTATTAGGATATGCAGTAAGCTTATTTGTAGTATTACGATTCTTTGTTATGTGGTCATTGTGAGGACTCACCTCAGGACTATATTTACTGAACGAAAACCAAATTGCAATGGAAAAACGTGTGTTTGCATTTCAATTTTAGGTTGAATATTTCATACTTGTATACAACCAATTGCTGATTTTCATTGAAATTAAATCTAAATTTTAGGCATTTGTGGAAATTGGGTCATATTAGTTATCCACATGATATATGAATCTAACTTGTGTTTTCATTTAATAAAATCTCAAACTGAAATTGGAGAAATCGATAGATTTTTTGTTCTTTGTACATTGCAATTAAAAACATCTAGTATAAATTTCTGTAAAAAGGTTTAGACTTCTATAGACAACCAAATATATGTATGTTAGTATAACTAGTAgacatgcccgtgtgttgcaatgggaGAGAGAAAAAACTATCTCACGATGTTTGAAAAGACAAAACTCCCATTGGCTTTGAATTCAAAGCAGAGCTTACTATAGGATGTTATTCAAAAGTAGCACCCAAATTCAAAGACTATGCATCGATCGAAGTACACTTGAAACTACAAATCTGTAGGGGCAAGCAACATGAAGATAGCAAAGAAGACACGTCGTCAGCTCAACATTTCTTCTGCCTGCTTCAATTATCTCTTCTTGAAGATGTATTGTTTGTTGTCCTCCCTGTGAGGTGCTTCCTCTAGTTCTTCTTTCCCAGCCTTAAAAGTTGCCAAAACTTGTCCATTTGCTTCATTACTAAGCTTTTTCTGAAACACATCACGATGATATATAGTCAATTTTGAGTATGTCTTCCAAATAACCGAAAGCATCATTATCAATAAGTCACTGTCATCGGGATCTTTTTATAAAATATTGTtgtaggaaaaaggaaaaaaacatggaAGACAAGCAGAATGCAATCTTCTAACTATAATAACTATATAATTTCGGTAAACATCACCCGTACTGGAAAGTTGTGGCAAGTTGAAAGGAATACACAAATTTGTAAACAACATTATTAGTGAGAGATGTTGAATCTGAATGAAATCAAAATAATGGCATCCATGTACGGAACCTAAATTTGCATATCGATGTTGAACTCAAAGACAAAAAAATTGTATGGATGCGTGAGTAAGACCAACACATATAGCTTACGAAAACATGTATTTATTATCCATGCAAATAAGATATTGTCAAGCTATTCATGTACAACACTACCATGAAAGATCCATATTAAAGGCCAATCCCTTCCAAGCAAAAGAAGCATCACACCAATCGACATAATCCCCGAGGAGCCTTTCCCCTCAGACACTTACACAATATTTATTTGGTTCTAAAAAATGGACAGTAGCAACAATGAAGATTGACGCTCGCTGCAAACAGGGTAAACTAAAAAAGCACACAGTGATTTATAATAGCAATATAGGGTCATCTAGGGAATGTCTCTTGAATATGCATCATGTGTGGTTTCATCACTCTTCTGTCCTCCAAACGGTAATTTTCTCCTCGCCAAAAGACATAATAATGCAAACAACAAGGTTAAGTGTGGCCATGTAATATTACCTTATTTATTCAGTTTGTATAATCAAGTAGGGATCGTACTATTCCTTAAAGGAAGAAACATAACACTAAAAATGATAACATTTAAAGGAGTGTGGCGTTTCGGTGCCCAGACTCATCT
This window encodes:
- the LOC119292062 gene encoding uncharacterized protein LOC119292062, encoding MGKGKVHPSPSPPVAGGETAEGVLLRLLPAVVLAMAAPLGPEGKEVLAYLVLASLRSSAPPTPAREELSAAGEGCGKKPHRPELGCGCFGCYTAYWSRWDGSPERDREAIHRAIEAFDEHLARQEEGKGGRRRKKRAASSRGKAKASAAVDPPLPEQGETSDAAAPVLAEVVEGREEEVKKTVEEEEATTASCARDDVPEERRRRVWGAVAGVFNWRGWGLWGSH